In the Trueperaceae bacterium genome, one interval contains:
- a CDS encoding dephospho-CoA kinase, which produces MSLQIGLTGNIGSGKTTVADLLETHGAAVIQADKLARLATQDSSVLIQIEQQLGPGLVALGKLNRRRTAEKIFQNEPARKLLNSIIHPWVRRVRTLMINELLEGPEPPELIIHDIPLLFETGVEVEFDAVIVVAAPLGLRATRVQASGRLERAEVQIRDATQMPLQEKVKRADYVVKNCGSYEDLVTKVNWLWQELITLARDK; this is translated from the coding sequence GTGAGCCTTCAAATTGGCCTTACTGGTAACATCGGGTCGGGTAAAACCACTGTTGCAGATCTCTTAGAAACGCACGGTGCTGCGGTGATCCAGGCTGATAAGCTAGCACGATTAGCTACCCAAGATTCGTCTGTTTTGATCCAGATAGAGCAGCAGCTCGGTCCTGGCCTAGTGGCTTTAGGTAAACTAAATCGCAGGCGTACAGCAGAGAAAATATTTCAAAACGAACCAGCACGGAAACTCCTTAATTCTATCATTCACCCTTGGGTTCGGAGGGTGCGGACGTTGATGATTAATGAACTGCTTGAGGGTCCAGAACCACCGGAACTGATAATCCACGACATTCCACTACTTTTTGAAACTGGAGTAGAGGTTGAATTCGACGCGGTGATTGTTGTTGCTGCTCCCCTTGGATTGCGAGCCACTCGTGTACAAGCTAGCGGGAGATTAGAAAGAGCTGAGGTGCAGATTCGTGATGCGACTCAAATGCCTCTGCAGGAAAAGGTTAAAAGAGCTGATTACGTAGTTAAAAATTGCGGTAGTTACGAAGATCTGGTTACCAAGGTTAACTGGTTGTGGCAGGAACTTATAACTTTAGCTCGCGATAAGTAA
- the uppS gene encoding di-trans,poly-cis-decaprenylcistransferase, protein MVPINLEYLTATTRETPYDKLTSVKVKTHHTSRSKLVLDFIDYLSRPIYWLYERQLLRTVKKQIVLPSHIGIIMDGNRRFARNFGLDARAGHNYGADKAREVLNWCLELGIRHVTLWGFSTDNRNRTQKEVDHLHLLFAEQARLMLEDQELHQKGVRIRIIGNINNFPEASKVALREMERATQNYRGLNLNVALGYGGREEIVSAMKKLLEQKNEEGISLEQLTQSLDAHDIGHHLYTAGIPDPDFVIRTSGEIRLSGFLLWQTAYSEFYFCDAFWPNFRKIDFLRALRHFQARERRFGQ, encoded by the coding sequence ATGGTGCCTATTAATTTAGAGTACTTAACCGCTACAACCCGGGAGACGCCGTACGATAAACTAACTTCTGTGAAGGTCAAGACCCACCACACTTCTCGCAGCAAGCTTGTCTTAGACTTCATCGATTACCTAAGTAGGCCAATTTACTGGCTCTACGAACGCCAACTACTTCGTACCGTAAAAAAACAAATAGTTTTGCCAAGCCACATCGGAATCATTATGGACGGTAACCGCCGATTTGCCCGCAACTTCGGGCTCGACGCGAGAGCCGGTCATAATTACGGAGCCGATAAAGCAAGAGAAGTACTCAACTGGTGTCTTGAACTTGGCATACGTCATGTAACTCTATGGGGGTTCTCAACCGACAATCGAAACCGGACGCAAAAAGAAGTTGATCATTTACATCTCCTGTTTGCAGAACAGGCTAGATTGATGCTTGAAGATCAGGAACTACACCAGAAGGGTGTGCGAATTCGTATTATCGGGAACATCAACAATTTCCCTGAAGCCTCTAAGGTAGCGCTAAGAGAAATGGAGCGAGCCACTCAAAACTACCGTGGCCTAAACCTTAATGTTGCTCTCGGATACGGCGGCCGAGAAGAAATCGTATCTGCCATGAAAAAGCTTCTTGAACAGAAAAATGAGGAAGGTATATCTCTAGAACAATTAACGCAAAGTCTTGATGCGCACGACATTGGACACCACCTCTACACCGCAGGCATACCTGACCCAGACTTCGTCATTCGGACCAGTGGCGAGATTCGACTCTCTGGGTTTCTACTTTGGCAAACAGCTTACAGCGAATTTTACTTTTGTGACGCTTTCTGGCCAAACTTTAGAAAAATAGATTTCTTGCGAGCTCTAAGGCATTTCCAAGCGCGAGAACGCCGGTTCGGACAGTAG
- a CDS encoding xylose isomerase: protein MVLIVLKTALQLYTVRNLPNGPETHFACAAEAGYTGVELLGDHGLESEAMSELLEKYGLEPTSSHVALDELESNTDRVVGFHREIGTKLLVVPFLPVELRGNDTASWQMIGRRLGLLGKTCREAGLNLGYHNHDFEMVSVGGATGLDIILSAAASEDLFLELDIAWAVRGNRDPLELLDRYRGRCPRVHVKDLNPDRPEEQGWADVGDGILDWDILLPATVEAGTEWLVVEHDSPLDPVRTANRSQAFLVSKGFGQNLI from the coding sequence ATCGTTTTAATTGTGCTCAAAACCGCTCTTCAGCTTTATACCGTCCGTAACCTACCTAATGGCCCAGAAACACATTTTGCTTGTGCAGCCGAAGCAGGTTACACGGGAGTAGAACTGCTCGGTGACCATGGCCTGGAAAGCGAAGCGATGAGTGAGCTTCTAGAAAAATATGGCCTCGAACCTACATCAAGCCACGTGGCTCTTGACGAACTTGAAAGTAATACCGATAGGGTGGTTGGGTTTCACAGGGAGATAGGAACGAAGTTATTGGTGGTCCCATTCTTACCGGTTGAACTAAGGGGTAATGACACTGCGAGCTGGCAAATGATTGGGAGGCGCCTAGGTTTGCTTGGAAAAACCTGCAGAGAAGCAGGCCTAAATCTCGGTTATCACAACCACGATTTTGAGATGGTTAGCGTAGGAGGAGCAACAGGACTGGATATCATCCTTAGTGCAGCTGCAAGCGAAGATTTATTTCTGGAACTTGATATTGCGTGGGCTGTCCGTGGTAACAGGGACCCCCTGGAATTGCTTGACCGTTACCGGGGCCGCTGCCCACGCGTACATGTTAAGGACTTAAACCCGGACCGGCCTGAAGAACAGGGCTGGGCTGATGTTGGTGATGGAATCCTTGACTGGGACATTCTACTGCCAGCTACAGTAGAGGCAGGAACTGAATGGTTAGTCGTTGAGCATGACAGTCCTTTAGACCCGGTCCGAACAGCTAACCGTAGCCAAGCTTTCCTTGTATCTAAGGGTTTTGGTCAGAACCTTATTTAA
- a CDS encoding biotin transporter BioY: MAIKSLSTPLVHRLVPIQNGLIRTTVQVIAGVVFLALLAQVRFDIGPVPITGQTLGILLIGASYGFSLGTLTATAYLIVGGLGLGVFSGGAAGWATFAGATGGYLIGFPIAAAVIGYLMQRGWHRFFFLTALAMFIGNLLIYVPGLLWLNRFAPDGSWPTTLAWGLTPFIAGDLIKLIAAAGLFPDVWRLVGQPRKS, from the coding sequence ATGGCGATTAAATCTCTATCTACACCGCTGGTTCACCGTCTCGTGCCGATCCAGAACGGGCTCATACGTACCACGGTACAAGTGATTGCAGGAGTAGTTTTTCTAGCCCTCTTAGCCCAGGTCCGTTTCGATATTGGGCCTGTGCCTATAACTGGTCAAACTCTTGGAATCCTGCTCATTGGGGCTAGTTATGGCTTTTCCCTAGGCACCCTTACGGCTACTGCCTACCTTATCGTTGGTGGTCTTGGCCTTGGGGTGTTCTCAGGCGGCGCAGCGGGCTGGGCTACTTTCGCCGGAGCTACAGGCGGCTATCTCATTGGTTTCCCCATTGCAGCTGCGGTCATTGGATACCTCATGCAGCGTGGTTGGCATCGCTTCTTCTTCTTAACCGCTTTAGCTATGTTTATCGGAAACCTACTGATATACGTACCGGGTCTTTTATGGCTTAATCGATTTGCACCAGATGGTAGCTGGCCCACAACCCTGGCTTGGGGTTTAACCCCGTTCATTGCTGGTGATCTCATCAAACTAATTGCTGCTGCTGGCCTTTTTCCGGACGTTTGGCGTTTAGTTGGGCAGCCCAGGAAGTCTTAA
- a CDS encoding transketolase produces MAFPIDTSAYRPLTLSTGNSSLNEEEKLQWETNIGLVRDVIVFFTAVAGARGLSGHTGGAYDIVPEALLADGFIRGGGVYPILFDEAGHRVALQYAMAAFQGTLPFSELLHYREEGHGLHGHPEIERDLGVLFASGRLGHMWPHVNGVAIANPDASVLMFGSDGSQMEGNDAEAARMAVAQGLKVKLMIDDNNVTIAGHPKEYLPGFDVTSTLEGHGLTVDSGPGEDLDSLYKRFCRALVTEGPVALVNVRPMAPGLPEIEGSTAGHDVIGTSAAIEHLEVRGHTEAVEYLKSVPKHDPPSRIYRGSSEEVGSNRKTFGVVLSDLLDDLSLDERLAKIRVIDSDLEGSTGLNTIHQRHPEVYISSGIMERTNFSAAAGFGSEKGQVGVFSTFSAFLEMIVSEITMARLNEANVLSHFSHAGIDLIADNTCHFGVNLFFADNGFSDQSPTPLYFPADPHQLRAIVKKVLWDEGLRFIFSTRSEVPYIEEENGSHLFDEKGGYTFQPGVDEVVREGSAGWVVSFGEMLYRSLDAVETLRAEGIDVGLINKPTLNSIDEPTLAKLGSSPFVLVVEGLSVRTGLGIRFGTWLLERGYSPRYAHMGVNSTGHGGTWDQIPSQGLAPESIAARVKELVG; encoded by the coding sequence ATGGCTTTCCCTATCGATACTAGCGCCTACCGCCCCCTGACACTATCAACTGGCAATTCGAGTTTGAATGAGGAAGAAAAGTTGCAGTGGGAAACAAATATCGGGTTAGTGCGCGACGTAATAGTGTTCTTTACTGCGGTAGCCGGGGCCCGCGGGCTATCTGGTCATACTGGGGGCGCCTACGATATCGTACCTGAGGCGCTATTGGCTGACGGCTTCATTCGAGGTGGTGGTGTTTACCCGATCCTGTTCGACGAAGCAGGTCACCGAGTTGCTCTTCAGTATGCAATGGCTGCCTTCCAAGGAACACTTCCATTCTCAGAACTATTACACTATCGTGAAGAGGGTCATGGGCTACACGGCCACCCTGAAATCGAGCGTGACCTCGGTGTGTTATTCGCTTCGGGTAGGCTCGGCCACATGTGGCCCCATGTCAATGGTGTTGCAATTGCCAACCCGGATGCTTCTGTACTCATGTTCGGTAGTGATGGATCACAAATGGAGGGAAACGACGCTGAGGCAGCCCGAATGGCTGTAGCTCAAGGCCTCAAAGTAAAACTAATGATCGATGACAATAACGTCACGATTGCGGGCCACCCAAAAGAGTATTTACCTGGCTTTGACGTAACCTCCACTTTAGAAGGTCACGGCCTGACGGTTGATAGTGGACCAGGCGAGGACCTCGACTCTCTCTACAAGCGCTTCTGTAGAGCTCTGGTAACTGAAGGCCCAGTAGCTCTAGTGAATGTTAGACCGATGGCGCCCGGACTTCCTGAAATCGAGGGTAGTACTGCTGGGCACGATGTGATTGGTACCTCAGCTGCGATCGAGCACCTTGAGGTTCGTGGTCATACCGAAGCAGTAGAGTATCTTAAGTCAGTACCGAAACACGATCCCCCCTCGCGAATCTATCGTGGGAGTAGCGAAGAAGTGGGATCTAATCGTAAAACCTTCGGCGTAGTCTTGTCTGATTTACTTGATGACCTTTCCTTAGACGAACGTTTGGCTAAAATACGGGTTATTGACAGCGATTTGGAAGGCTCAACGGGACTTAATACTATTCATCAGAGGCATCCAGAGGTTTATATCAGCAGTGGCATTATGGAACGGACTAACTTTTCTGCGGCGGCTGGCTTTGGCTCTGAAAAAGGTCAAGTAGGTGTGTTCTCCACGTTCTCGGCTTTCCTGGAAATGATAGTTTCCGAGATCACCATGGCTCGCCTTAATGAGGCGAACGTCCTAAGCCATTTTTCGCACGCAGGTATCGATCTTATCGCTGACAATACTTGTCACTTTGGGGTTAATCTTTTCTTCGCTGATAACGGATTTTCAGACCAGTCACCCACGCCACTCTATTTCCCTGCCGATCCTCACCAACTCCGAGCAATAGTGAAGAAGGTGTTGTGGGACGAAGGGCTCCGCTTCATATTCAGTACACGTTCTGAGGTTCCCTATATTGAGGAAGAAAATGGTAGTCATCTATTCGACGAAAAGGGTGGCTACACTTTTCAACCCGGCGTAGATGAAGTAGTTCGTGAAGGTAGTGCTGGCTGGGTAGTTAGTTTTGGGGAAATGCTTTACCGCTCTTTGGATGCTGTCGAGACCTTACGTGCAGAGGGCATTGATGTTGGCCTGATTAATAAACCAACACTAAATTCGATTGATGAGCCGACCTTGGCTAAGTTAGGCTCGTCTCCTTTTGTCCTCGTCGTTGAAGGCCTAAGTGTCCGCACGGGACTCGGGATCCGCTTCGGAACCTGGCTTTTGGAGCGGGGGTATAGTCCGCGCTACGCTCACATGGGAGTGAATTCTACAGGCCACGGTGGTACCTGGGACCAAATCCCGAGTCAAGGCCTTGCACCAGAAAGTATCGCTGCCCGAGTAAAGGAATTAGTCGGTTAA
- a CDS encoding bifunctional pyr operon transcriptional regulator/uracil phosphoribosyltransferase, with the protein MTDRKTTLLNSQEVSRALTRIAHEITERNRGAEQLALIGVHTRGVPIAKRLAGLIERFEGVMPEVGELDITLYRDDLTEIALQPIVKKTDVPFNIQGLRIVLCDDVLYTGRTVRASLDALIDLGRPAVIQLAALVDRGHRELPIRADYVGKNIPTSKQEIIKVKLLEIDGTDGVELMEVP; encoded by the coding sequence ATGACTGACCGCAAAACGACTTTACTGAACTCCCAAGAGGTATCAAGAGCTCTAACGCGCATTGCTCATGAGATTACTGAACGAAATCGAGGTGCAGAACAACTTGCTTTAATTGGCGTACATACCCGTGGCGTGCCAATTGCTAAACGATTAGCAGGCCTGATAGAGAGATTCGAGGGCGTAATGCCTGAAGTCGGCGAACTCGACATAACCCTTTATCGTGATGACCTAACAGAAATTGCTCTCCAACCGATCGTAAAGAAGACAGATGTTCCCTTTAATATACAAGGCCTACGAATTGTGTTGTGCGACGACGTGTTATACACAGGCCGAACAGTTAGGGCTTCACTAGACGCCCTAATAGACCTGGGTAGACCAGCTGTAATCCAGCTAGCAGCACTAGTCGACCGAGGACACCGAGAACTTCCAATTCGGGCGGACTACGTAGGCAAAAACATACCTACTAGTAAACAGGAGATTATCAAGGTCAAACTATTAGAAATAGATGGTACCGACGGCGTAGAACTAATGGAGGTGCCGTAA
- a CDS encoding mannose-1-phosphate guanylyltransferase, which produces MSSMRKFVAVILAGGKGQRFWPLSTSDKPKQFLDLTQCGRTLIQATFDRILSLTGGPETILVATAGEYEALVRAQLPELPENNLLIEPVSRDSAPAIALTSLELRQRYGDVTTGFFPSDHSIGQPNKFRRTLQNAINLSEKENSLITIGINPTRPATGYGYIEKGLPSGPGFRIKGFFEKPDLNDAKTYLATNRYIWNSGIFVWPVDTILEELDRHAPELMTPLRRAFKQKRVAEIFPNLKKISIDHAVMEHTNKAYVIPSEFEWDDIGDWLALERLFKQNDPEDNTVLGRHIGFETSRSVIYSENPDDVIVTLGVNDLIVIKRGNAVLVMNKEHEQDIKEIINDALVT; this is translated from the coding sequence ATGTCCAGCATGCGGAAATTTGTCGCGGTCATTCTAGCTGGCGGAAAAGGCCAACGCTTTTGGCCATTGTCAACCAGTGATAAACCCAAACAGTTTCTCGATTTAACCCAGTGCGGACGTACGCTAATTCAGGCCACTTTTGACCGGATCCTCTCCCTAACCGGTGGACCAGAAACGATTCTGGTTGCGACAGCTGGGGAGTATGAGGCCCTAGTCCGTGCACAACTTCCTGAATTACCGGAAAATAACCTTCTCATAGAACCTGTTAGCCGAGACTCAGCACCGGCAATCGCCTTAACCTCACTCGAACTTCGTCAGCGCTACGGGGATGTTACAACTGGCTTCTTTCCTTCTGACCACAGTATTGGCCAACCTAATAAGTTCAGAAGAACACTCCAAAATGCAATTAATTTATCTGAAAAAGAAAATTCTCTCATCACCATTGGTATAAACCCGACACGCCCAGCGACAGGCTATGGATACATCGAAAAGGGATTACCGTCGGGACCAGGCTTCAGAATAAAAGGGTTTTTTGAAAAACCTGATCTCAACGACGCTAAGACCTACCTCGCTACTAATCGCTACATTTGGAACTCCGGCATTTTCGTGTGGCCAGTGGATACAATACTCGAAGAACTTGACAGACATGCCCCAGAATTGATGACTCCCTTGAGACGAGCTTTCAAACAAAAACGTGTAGCTGAGATATTCCCCAATCTCAAAAAAATCAGTATTGACCACGCAGTTATGGAGCACACCAACAAAGCCTACGTCATTCCTAGTGAATTCGAGTGGGATGATATTGGTGACTGGCTAGCCCTGGAACGCCTATTTAAACAAAATGACCCGGAAGACAATACAGTTCTAGGTCGCCATATTGGATTTGAGACGTCTAGAAGCGTTATCTACTCAGAGAACCCTGATGACGTAATCGTTACCCTTGGCGTCAACGATCTTATCGTGATCAAACGAGGTAATGCTGTGCTGGTAATGAACAAAGAACATGAGCAGGATATTAAGGAAATCATAAACGACGCATTGGTTACATAA
- a CDS encoding oxidoreductase — protein MIDSSRVGLVGAGVISTTYLEAQETFPELNFCAIADIDTDRSEEKAKEFGIESLTVDALLTNPDIDLILNLTIPAAHSEVSLAALKEGKGVYSEKPLSINANDGRQLLEHSLSLNLPLGCAPDTFLGAGLQTCRSVIDQGRIGQPLGATAFMMSPGPESWHATPHFFYQPGAGPLFDMGPYYLTALVHLLGPVEHVSAITGTGFEERIAGTGEVVPVNTPTHVSVNLKHVSGAISTLITSFDVQASILPRIEIYGTDATLAVPDPNTFGGPVRIHHGRKTANPNATAPTDTIEDLVLTHYYKDQSRGLGLAEMIRAHAAGKTPRASGELSFHVLEIMELSLESAKAGTVMRTTTTPSRPEALLPGPLAESF, from the coding sequence ATGATTGATTCCAGTCGAGTCGGGCTTGTAGGAGCTGGTGTCATAAGCACTACCTATCTTGAGGCACAAGAGACTTTCCCGGAACTTAACTTCTGTGCAATAGCCGATATCGACACTGACAGGTCCGAGGAAAAGGCTAAAGAATTCGGGATCGAGTCGCTTACTGTGGATGCGCTCCTGACTAATCCCGATATTGATTTGATCCTCAATCTGACTATTCCAGCGGCACACAGCGAGGTCAGTCTTGCAGCGCTGAAAGAAGGCAAGGGTGTTTATAGTGAGAAACCGTTATCAATCAATGCCAATGACGGACGGCAACTCTTGGAACATTCTCTCTCCCTGAACCTACCGCTAGGATGTGCGCCTGACACCTTCTTAGGAGCCGGTCTTCAAACATGTAGGTCAGTAATAGACCAGGGACGCATAGGCCAACCGCTCGGTGCAACCGCCTTCATGATGAGCCCCGGCCCAGAGAGCTGGCATGCCACTCCTCATTTCTTTTACCAACCAGGTGCTGGTCCATTATTCGACATGGGACCGTACTACCTCACTGCCCTTGTACACTTGCTAGGCCCTGTAGAACACGTGAGCGCTATAACCGGGACCGGTTTCGAGGAACGAATTGCAGGTACTGGGGAAGTGGTCCCTGTAAACACCCCTACACATGTTTCAGTTAACCTCAAACACGTAAGTGGAGCTATTAGTACCCTGATAACGAGCTTTGATGTACAAGCGTCCATCCTTCCCCGTATAGAAATTTATGGTACCGACGCGACCTTGGCTGTGCCGGATCCGAACACGTTTGGGGGCCCTGTAAGAATTCACCATGGCCGGAAAACAGCAAATCCTAATGCTACAGCTCCAACAGATACAATTGAAGACCTTGTTCTCACTCACTATTACAAGGACCAGTCTCGTGGACTTGGTCTGGCTGAGATGATTCGTGCGCATGCAGCTGGTAAAACCCCACGAGCCAGCGGTGAACTCTCCTTTCATGTTCTAGAGATTATGGAGCTCTCACTAGAATCGGCTAAAGCCGGTACCGTTATGAGAACCACAACGACCCCTTCTAGGCCGGAAGCCCTTCTGCCTGGACCTTTAGCAGAATCGTTTTAA
- a CDS encoding aspartate carbamoyltransferase yields MLNSITPRHLLDLNDWSLADVETLFETSDVMAQVMGRTIKKVPALQGFTIGTLFFENSTRTRISFERAARAQSADVVSFASGNSSMSKGESLKDTLRTIDAMQADLYVVRHQVAGVPHQLTQWTQASIVNAGDGRRAHPTQALLDAYTFKTRYKDFQGFPGMKLAIVGDIAHSRVARSNIALWTKLGARIALCGPATLVPPEFAQLPGVTRHHRLEEALEEASAVMALRLQHERMTSGLMPSITEYASRYQITEDALRLAHPNALVFHPGPINRDVEISGGLADSERSVIEAQVANGVPIRMAVLYTLLVGKK; encoded by the coding sequence ATGCTTAACTCGATTACTCCTCGCCACTTACTCGACCTTAATGATTGGTCATTAGCTGACGTAGAGACTCTTTTCGAAACCTCTGATGTAATGGCACAAGTGATGGGACGCACTATCAAGAAGGTACCAGCTTTGCAGGGCTTCACAATAGGAACATTGTTTTTTGAAAACTCTACTAGGACGCGGATCTCCTTTGAACGTGCAGCTCGAGCACAGTCAGCCGACGTCGTTAGTTTCGCGTCGGGCAATTCGAGTATGAGCAAAGGAGAAAGCCTTAAAGACACTTTACGAACAATCGATGCCATGCAAGCAGATCTTTACGTAGTTAGACACCAGGTTGCAGGTGTACCTCACCAACTTACTCAATGGACTCAGGCATCGATAGTGAATGCTGGTGATGGACGTAGAGCCCACCCAACTCAGGCTCTTCTAGATGCGTATACCTTCAAAACACGTTACAAAGATTTTCAAGGGTTTCCCGGTATGAAACTTGCCATTGTGGGTGACATCGCCCACTCGCGGGTTGCCAGAAGTAACATAGCACTGTGGACTAAGCTAGGGGCAAGAATCGCATTGTGTGGACCTGCCACCTTGGTCCCACCAGAATTTGCTCAGCTCCCAGGAGTGACGCGCCATCATCGGCTCGAAGAAGCGTTAGAAGAAGCTAGCGCGGTAATGGCGCTCCGCCTCCAACACGAACGCATGACCTCGGGTCTGATGCCGTCAATAACCGAGTACGCAAGTCGCTACCAAATAACAGAGGACGCACTCAGGCTTGCCCATCCCAACGCATTAGTCTTCCATCCCGGTCCAATTAATCGGGATGTTGAGATCTCAGGTGGACTGGCTGATTCTGAACGAAGCGTAATCGAAGCCCAAGTCGCGAACGGGGTACCCATTCGCATGGCTGTCCTGTACACACTGCTTGTGGGCAAAAAATGA
- a CDS encoding dihydroorotase: MSRVVVRNARLGEGDEPHDLYFKDGLIEGLDLGGSTDEFFEAEGNLALPAFIDLHAHLREPGQVVKEDLSTGLAAATAGGYGTVISMANTEPPIDEPGLVAELITRSKRLGKARLRPAASLSKGMAGNQLTDFAALKQAGAVMITDDGIPVEDSHLMRRACEYAAELDLVIQTHYEDPSLRGDGVINEGEVSQRLGLPGNPISAEVIMIARDCEIAHFTGGHVHIAHVSSRRGMEVIRAYKAEGTKVTAEVTPHHLTLTDKISENFNPIHKVAPPLRREEDVKYLQNILNSGEVDCIGTDHAPHTLAEKQRDFLEAPFGIANIEVAFPLLYTRLVTTGILKLTQLVHLLTTGPAKVMGWPKPNLQPGSPADVTLVDLDNKRAVKPEAFKSRAKFSPWDGDNLMGWPFMTFVRGQQAYSRDT, encoded by the coding sequence ATGAGTCGGGTTGTTGTCCGTAATGCACGCCTGGGAGAAGGTGATGAACCTCATGACTTATATTTCAAAGATGGTCTCATTGAAGGCCTAGATCTCGGTGGATCAACTGACGAATTCTTTGAAGCCGAAGGTAACCTTGCACTCCCAGCTTTTATTGATTTACACGCTCATTTACGAGAACCAGGTCAAGTTGTTAAGGAAGACCTGTCGACAGGCTTGGCAGCTGCTACAGCTGGAGGATATGGCACCGTCATTTCAATGGCAAACACAGAACCCCCTATAGACGAACCCGGGTTAGTGGCAGAACTAATTACCCGTTCAAAACGCCTGGGTAAAGCACGACTAAGGCCAGCTGCAAGTTTAAGTAAGGGGATGGCTGGCAACCAACTAACGGACTTTGCAGCTCTAAAGCAGGCAGGGGCAGTCATGATTACAGATGACGGCATACCTGTAGAAGATAGTCACCTGATGCGGCGAGCATGCGAATATGCTGCCGAATTAGACCTGGTCATTCAGACCCACTATGAAGACCCTAGCTTAAGGGGGGACGGTGTCATCAACGAGGGCGAAGTAAGTCAACGCCTTGGTCTCCCTGGTAACCCAATATCAGCTGAAGTAATAATGATTGCTCGTGACTGCGAAATTGCTCATTTCACTGGGGGACACGTCCACATTGCCCATGTAAGTAGCCGACGCGGAATGGAAGTCATTAGGGCTTATAAAGCAGAGGGGACTAAAGTAACAGCTGAAGTAACACCTCATCATCTAACGCTCACCGACAAAATTTCTGAGAACTTCAACCCAATTCACAAAGTCGCCCCTCCCCTTAGACGAGAAGAGGATGTGAAATACCTCCAGAATATATTGAACTCCGGAGAAGTCGACTGTATTGGTACGGATCATGCTCCACACACCCTGGCTGAGAAACAGCGTGATTTTTTAGAGGCACCCTTTGGCATTGCCAACATAGAAGTGGCTTTTCCCCTTCTATACACTAGATTAGTTACAACCGGCATTCTCAAATTAACGCAACTCGTACATCTCTTAACTACAGGCCCAGCCAAGGTGATGGGCTGGCCAAAACCTAATCTCCAACCTGGCTCACCAGCTGACGTCACCTTGGTAGATCTCGACAACAAACGAGCGGTGAAGCCTGAAGCCTTTAAAAGTCGAGCAAAATTTAGTCCATGGGATGGGGATAACTTAATGGGGTGGCCATTTATGACCTTTGTGAGGGGTCAACAGGCTTATTCCCGCGACACCTAA